A window from Leptothermofonsia sichuanensis E412 encodes these proteins:
- a CDS encoding carbon-nitrogen hydrolase family protein: MKSYLAAAVQMTSLPNLQKNLVQAEELIDLAVRQGAELVTLPENFSFLGEEHEKLAQADAIAQESEKFLKTMAQRFQITILGGGFPVPVGNGKVYNTALLIGPSGEELARYEKVHLFDVNVPDGNTYEESSTVLAGMRMPPVYPSKDLGNLGLSVCYDVRFPELYRHLSQMGAEVLIIPAAFTAYTGKDHWQVLLQARAIENTCYVIAPAQTGRHYNMRHTHGHAMIIDPWGVVLADAGDQPGVAIAAIAPSRLEQVRRQMPCLQHRVFV, encoded by the coding sequence ATGAAGTCTTACCTGGCTGCTGCCGTGCAAATGACAAGCCTGCCCAATCTGCAAAAGAACCTGGTTCAGGCGGAAGAATTGATTGACCTGGCGGTGCGTCAGGGGGCAGAATTGGTGACCCTGCCAGAAAATTTTTCCTTTTTAGGAGAAGAACACGAAAAATTGGCTCAGGCAGATGCGATCGCCCAGGAAAGCGAAAAATTTCTCAAAACGATGGCACAGCGATTTCAAATCACAATTTTGGGGGGCGGGTTTCCGGTGCCAGTCGGCAATGGCAAGGTCTATAACACGGCTCTATTAATTGGCCCCAGCGGGGAGGAGCTTGCCCGCTATGAGAAGGTCCATCTATTTGATGTGAACGTGCCGGATGGTAACACCTACGAAGAGTCGAGCACCGTGCTGGCGGGGATGCGGATGCCACCAGTCTATCCTTCAAAGGATCTGGGTAACCTGGGGTTGTCCGTTTGCTATGATGTGCGCTTCCCAGAACTTTACCGCCATCTGTCACAAATGGGGGCAGAGGTGCTGATTATTCCGGCAGCATTCACAGCTTACACCGGGAAGGACCACTGGCAGGTACTTTTACAAGCCCGCGCCATTGAAAACACCTGTTATGTGATTGCCCCTGCCCAGACAGGACGACACTATAACATGCGTCACACCCACGGACATGCCATGATTATTGATCCCTGGGGGGTTGTGCTGGCAGATGCGGGTGATCAGCCGGGGGTGGCGATCGCGGCGATCGCCCCTTCTCGTTTGGAACAGGTGCGTCGCCAGATGCCCTGTCTTCAGCACCGTGTGTTCGTCTAG
- a CDS encoding YcjF family protein, which yields MPEPSEARPSDSSQRTDESPSSLPVPVGMVTDLPERVSGAVSGWRRSRPVQWVVKTLVSWFSVSEAQVREILEQIRAELPTTEALLIGKPQAGKSSIVRGLTGVSAEIIGQGFRPHTQYTQRYSYPTEDLPLLVFTDTVGLGDLGQETAAVIQELLGELQQETARQARVLILTIKINDFATDTLKQIARQIRQQHPEVPCLLVVTCLHEIYPALIVDHPAYPPAIEDVQRAFTALQESFKGLYDRAVMIDFTLEEDGFTPVFYGLEVFINTLAELLPEAEANAMYQLLEADLGQQIGNLYREAGRRYILPFAIMATTLAAVPLPFATMPVLTALQVSMVGLLGQLYGQTLTPSQAGGVVSAIAGGFLAQVIGRELIKFIPGFGSVIAASWAFAYTWALGEAACVYFGDLMGGKKPDPKRIQIAMREGFESAKERFRKSSSLFRDNRQG from the coding sequence ATGCCTGAGCCATCTGAAGCCCGTCCTTCAGACTCTTCTCAGCGAACAGATGAGTCGCCATCTTCGCTTCCAGTGCCAGTTGGAATGGTCACTGATTTGCCGGAGCGGGTCAGCGGAGCTGTGAGTGGATGGCGGCGATCGCGGCCTGTTCAATGGGTTGTCAAAACCCTGGTTTCCTGGTTCAGTGTCAGTGAAGCGCAGGTCAGGGAGATTCTGGAACAGATCAGGGCAGAACTGCCCACGACAGAAGCCTTACTGATTGGAAAACCCCAGGCAGGCAAAAGTTCGATTGTGCGGGGTCTGACAGGTGTTTCGGCTGAAATTATAGGTCAGGGGTTTCGCCCACACACTCAGTACACCCAACGATACAGCTACCCAACAGAAGATCTGCCCCTGCTTGTTTTTACAGACACGGTTGGTCTGGGTGATCTGGGGCAGGAAACGGCTGCCGTCATTCAAGAACTCCTGGGCGAATTGCAACAGGAGACAGCACGCCAGGCACGGGTGCTGATTCTCACGATCAAAATTAACGATTTTGCTACAGATACCTTGAAGCAGATTGCCCGGCAAATTCGGCAACAGCATCCAGAGGTGCCCTGTCTGCTGGTAGTCACATGTTTGCATGAAATTTACCCAGCCCTAATTGTGGATCATCCGGCTTACCCGCCTGCCATTGAGGATGTCCAACGAGCATTCACCGCACTTCAGGAGAGCTTCAAAGGACTTTATGACCGGGCAGTGATGATTGATTTCACCCTGGAAGAAGATGGGTTTACGCCCGTGTTTTATGGGTTGGAGGTTTTTATCAACACCCTTGCCGAATTATTGCCAGAAGCGGAAGCGAATGCCATGTATCAACTGCTGGAAGCAGATCTTGGTCAACAGATTGGCAATCTTTATCGGGAGGCGGGACGACGCTACATCCTTCCCTTTGCAATCATGGCGACCACTCTGGCAGCCGTGCCCCTGCCCTTCGCCACAATGCCTGTGTTGACGGCGTTGCAGGTGTCGATGGTGGGATTATTGGGGCAATTGTATGGGCAAACGCTGACCCCATCCCAGGCGGGTGGAGTGGTGAGTGCGATCGCCGGGGGGTTTCTGGCACAGGTGATCGGGCGTGAGTTAATTAAATTCATTCCTGGCTTTGGCAGTGTGATTGCCGCATCCTGGGCATTTGCTTACACCTGGGCACTGGGAGAAGCCGCCTGTGTCTATTTCGGGGATTTAATGGGAGGCAAGAAGCCTGACCCGAAACGAATTCAGATAGCCATGAGAGAGGGGTTTGAATCTGCCAAAGAGCGCTTCAGAAAATCATCCTCATTATTCCGGGATAACAGGCAGGGATAG
- a CDS encoding DUF2973 domain-containing protein, producing MLPHILYIIAFTILALLAVGNLIRNLMTLGVDSQHAPRGWSGSGQSSNASRSVAPPHPELLDASGNMINEPLLVMRSMSVEDAREQLDALYESSPGSSIDSRDDA from the coding sequence ATGTTACCACACATACTTTACATTATTGCCTTTACGATTCTTGCATTGCTGGCAGTTGGTAATTTGATTCGCAACTTAATGACCCTGGGAGTAGATTCCCAGCATGCCCCAAGAGGTTGGTCAGGTAGTGGGCAATCGTCGAATGCTTCCCGTTCCGTAGCCCCTCCCCATCCTGAATTGCTGGATGCGTCTGGCAACATGATCAATGAGCCGCTGCTGGTGATGCGTTCTATGAGTGTTGAAGATGCTCGTGAACAACTGGATGCTCTTTATGAGTCTTCTCCAGGCTCCAGCATTGACTCTCGCGACGACGCTTAG
- a CDS encoding DUF2605 domain-containing protein produces the protein MSGSDSPNTNLLQSLLEPLLDDFQYWFERARLLLETENITFLSEEQQTDLLARVISAQQEVNTARILLKETNGQVGIEPSILAPWHQLVMECWQTGRRFRLEQSA, from the coding sequence ATGTCTGGCTCTGATTCACCCAATACCAACCTGTTGCAATCCTTGCTAGAGCCATTGCTGGATGATTTTCAGTACTGGTTTGAGCGCGCCCGTCTGTTGCTGGAAACAGAGAATATTACTTTCCTGAGCGAAGAGCAGCAAACCGATCTCTTAGCGCGGGTCATCAGTGCCCAGCAGGAAGTGAATACAGCCCGTATCCTGTTGAAGGAAACCAATGGTCAGGTTGGGATTGAACCTTCCATCCTGGCACCCTGGCATCAACTTGTCATGGAATGTTGGCAAACTGGGAGACGTTTTCGGTTGGAGCAATCTGCTTGA
- the thrS gene encoding threonine--tRNA ligase, which translates to MPAEKLVSNQPEKIYLPKTSESETLKKIRHTTSHVMAMAVQRLFPKAQVTIGPWIENGFYYDFDSPEPFTEKDLKAIKKEMIKIINRKLPVIREEVSREEAERRIQAINEPYKLEILNDIKGDPITIYHLGDQWWDLCAGPHVENTADLKPDAFDLESVAGAYWRGDETKAQLQRIYGTAWESPEQLAEYKRRKEEALRRDHRKLGKELGLFIFADPVGPGLPLWTPKGTVVRSLLEDFLKREQLKRGYLPVVTPHIARVDLFKISGHWQKYQEDMFPLMAEDEQSAQHEQGFVLKPMNCPFHIQIYKSELRSYRELPMRLAEFGTVYRFEQSGELGGLTRVRGFTVDDSHLFVTPEQLDQEFLNVVDLILSVFKSLQLKNFRARLSFRDPESDKYIGSDEAWDKAESAIRRAVETLGLPYFEGIGEAAFYGPKLDFIFQDVLDREWQLGTVQVDYNLPERFGLEYVGEDGTRQRPVMIHRAPFGSLERLIGILIEEYAGDFPLWLAPTQVRLLPVAEEFLPFARQVANQMQALGLRAEVDTSGDRLGKLIRNAEKDKIPVMAVVGAKEVESDALSIRTRASGELGSIPVAEVLERLKTANENHSTF; encoded by the coding sequence ATGCCTGCTGAAAAATTGGTGTCGAATCAACCTGAAAAGATTTATCTGCCTAAAACCAGTGAATCAGAAACCTTGAAGAAGATCCGCCATACCACCTCCCATGTCATGGCGATGGCGGTTCAAAGGCTTTTTCCCAAAGCGCAGGTTACCATTGGTCCCTGGATTGAAAATGGATTCTACTATGATTTCGATAGCCCGGAACCTTTTACAGAAAAGGATCTGAAGGCCATTAAGAAGGAGATGATTAAGATCATCAACCGCAAGCTGCCGGTGATTCGGGAAGAGGTAAGCCGGGAAGAGGCAGAACGCCGCATTCAGGCGATTAACGAGCCTTACAAATTAGAGATCCTGAACGATATCAAGGGGGATCCCATCACGATCTATCATCTGGGCGATCAGTGGTGGGATCTGTGTGCCGGTCCCCATGTTGAGAATACGGCTGACCTGAAGCCTGATGCCTTCGACCTTGAGAGTGTTGCCGGAGCATACTGGCGGGGGGATGAAACCAAAGCACAACTCCAGCGCATCTATGGCACTGCCTGGGAGTCGCCAGAGCAGTTGGCAGAATACAAACGCCGTAAAGAGGAAGCGCTGCGTCGAGATCACCGCAAGTTAGGAAAGGAACTGGGGCTGTTTATCTTTGCAGACCCGGTGGGTCCAGGATTGCCCCTGTGGACTCCGAAAGGAACGGTGGTGCGATCGCTTCTGGAAGACTTCCTCAAACGAGAACAACTGAAGCGGGGGTATCTACCCGTGGTCACCCCCCACATTGCCCGGGTTGATCTGTTCAAAATCTCCGGGCACTGGCAGAAATATCAGGAAGACATGTTCCCGCTGATGGCAGAGGATGAGCAGTCGGCTCAACATGAGCAGGGTTTTGTTCTCAAACCGATGAATTGCCCCTTCCATATTCAGATCTATAAGAGTGAACTGCGGTCTTACCGGGAACTGCCCATGCGGTTGGCAGAGTTTGGGACAGTTTATCGGTTTGAGCAATCGGGAGAATTGGGCGGTTTAACTCGCGTGCGTGGCTTTACTGTAGATGATTCTCACCTGTTCGTCACACCAGAGCAGTTAGACCAGGAGTTTTTGAACGTAGTCGATCTGATTCTGTCTGTGTTCAAGAGTCTGCAACTGAAGAACTTTCGCGCACGCCTCAGCTTCCGCGATCCGGAGTCGGACAAGTACATTGGCTCTGATGAAGCCTGGGATAAGGCAGAAAGTGCCATCCGACGGGCGGTTGAAACCCTGGGACTGCCCTATTTTGAGGGGATTGGGGAGGCGGCATTTTACGGTCCCAAGCTGGATTTCATTTTTCAGGATGTCCTGGATCGGGAATGGCAGTTGGGCACGGTTCAGGTAGATTACAACCTGCCAGAACGATTTGGGCTGGAATACGTGGGGGAAGATGGTACACGCCAGCGTCCGGTGATGATTCACCGTGCCCCCTTTGGCTCTCTGGAGCGATTGATTGGGATCCTGATTGAGGAGTACGCTGGGGATTTTCCGCTCTGGCTGGCTCCAACGCAGGTTCGTCTGTTGCCAGTTGCAGAGGAGTTTTTGCCCTTTGCCCGCCAGGTAGCGAACCAGATGCAGGCATTGGGACTGCGGGCAGAAGTGGATACCAGTGGCGATCGCCTCGGTAAGTTAATCCGTAATGCCGAAAAAGACAAGATTCCGGTGATGGCTGTGGTGGGCGCGAAGGAAGTGGAGTCTGACGCCCTCAGTATTCGCACCCGCGCCTCTGGGGAACTGGGGTCAATTCCCGTGGCTGAAGTGCTGGAACGGTTGAAAACCGCCAACGAAAATCACAGCACTTTTTAG
- the lgt gene encoding prolipoprotein diacylglyceryl transferase, which translates to MLSSADLLLATQFKSPGPIMVQWGPLSIRWYGFLIASAVLLGVTLSQTLAKRRHVNPDLISDLAIWLVIAAIPSARLYYVLFQWQEYAQQPDQIFAIWRGGIAIHGAVIGGLVASLIFCWIKRISFWQIADLIAPSLILGQAIGRWGNFFNSEAFGRPTDLPWKLYIPLDRRPPGYEGFDYFHPTFLYESLWNLMVFAILMSLFVWGLKPNSKLKTGTLFLVYLVAYSCGRFWIEGLRMDSLMLGPLRIAQVISLVQITVGVAGLIWLYGLKRSLPDVVNAQTTEVNSDTPP; encoded by the coding sequence ATGCTTTCTTCTGCTGATTTGCTGTTGGCGACTCAATTCAAATCCCCAGGACCAATCATGGTTCAATGGGGTCCCCTTTCGATTCGCTGGTACGGGTTCCTGATTGCCTCGGCGGTTCTCCTTGGCGTCACCCTGTCCCAAACCCTGGCAAAGCGTCGCCATGTCAACCCTGATCTGATCAGTGACCTGGCGATCTGGCTGGTGATAGCTGCGATTCCCAGTGCTCGCCTCTACTATGTGCTGTTCCAGTGGCAGGAATATGCCCAACAACCTGACCAGATCTTTGCTATCTGGAGGGGAGGCATTGCGATTCATGGGGCAGTGATTGGCGGCTTAGTTGCCAGTCTTATTTTCTGCTGGATAAAGCGTATTTCTTTCTGGCAAATCGCCGATCTGATCGCGCCATCCCTGATCCTGGGGCAGGCGATCGGACGATGGGGTAATTTCTTTAACTCAGAGGCTTTTGGTCGTCCTACCGACTTACCCTGGAAGCTCTATATTCCTCTAGACCGTCGTCCACCAGGGTATGAGGGATTTGATTATTTCCATCCCACCTTTCTCTATGAGTCTCTGTGGAATCTCATGGTGTTTGCTATTCTGATGAGTCTGTTTGTTTGGGGATTGAAACCGAACTCGAAGCTCAAAACCGGAACGCTATTTCTGGTTTATCTGGTGGCTTATAGTTGTGGACGGTTCTGGATTGAAGGGTTGAGGATGGACAGTTTGATGCTGGGTCCCCTGCGCATTGCCCAGGTGATCAGCCTGGTCCAAATTACGGTGGGGGTTGCGGGTCTGATCTGGTTGTATGGACTGAAGCGATCGCTGCCAGATGTGGTGAATGCGCAAACCACAGAGGTTAATTCAGACACCCCTCCCTAG
- the cobM gene encoding precorrin-4 C(11)-methyltransferase, whose protein sequence is MHHPDHSRPESPLPAAVYIVGAGPGDPELLTVKAQRLLAQADVVLFADSLVPSQVLQGVRPEAELIRTAHKTLEEILPLMIERVQAGRSVVRLHSGDPSLYGAVQEQMQALVEANIPFEVVPGISAFQAAAARLRVELTVPELVQSIILSRISGRTEVPDTEELETLAAHQASLCLYLSARHVEQVQTKLLRHYPPTTPVAICFRLGWQDEKIWLVKLEQMAAVTRQENLIRTTLYVISPVLAAATVPEEFAHLDSGNDLHQRRSQLYNPNHSHLFRPSGRRSDEG, encoded by the coding sequence ATGCATCATCCAGACCATTCCCGTCCTGAGTCCCCATTGCCTGCTGCCGTTTATATTGTGGGGGCAGGTCCGGGCGATCCTGAGTTGCTGACCGTTAAGGCTCAGCGGCTGCTGGCGCAGGCAGATGTGGTTCTGTTTGCTGATTCGCTGGTGCCATCGCAGGTTTTGCAAGGAGTGCGTCCTGAAGCGGAACTGATTCGCACAGCACACAAAACCCTGGAAGAAATTTTGCCGCTGATGATTGAACGGGTGCAGGCGGGTCGCTCTGTTGTGCGGCTACACTCAGGAGATCCCAGCCTTTATGGGGCGGTGCAGGAGCAGATGCAGGCACTGGTCGAGGCAAATATTCCCTTTGAGGTCGTTCCAGGGATTAGCGCTTTTCAGGCCGCTGCCGCCCGGTTGCGGGTGGAGTTGACCGTTCCAGAGCTGGTGCAGTCAATTATTTTGAGCCGGATTAGTGGACGAACGGAGGTGCCAGACACTGAAGAACTGGAAACCCTGGCAGCCCACCAGGCCAGTCTTTGCCTGTATCTGAGTGCCCGCCATGTTGAACAGGTGCAGACTAAACTGCTGCGACACTACCCGCCCACCACCCCCGTTGCCATCTGTTTCCGACTGGGCTGGCAGGATGAAAAGATCTGGCTGGTGAAACTGGAACAAATGGCAGCAGTGACACGGCAGGAAAATCTGATCCGCACCACACTCTATGTGATCAGCCCGGTGCTGGCAGCCGCAACGGTGCCAGAGGAATTTGCCCATCTGGATTCAGGCAACGATTTGCATCAGCGGCGATCGCAACTCTACAACCCAAACCACTCTCACCTTTTCCGCCCATCGGGTCGGCGGAGTGATGAGGGGTGA
- a CDS encoding IS630 family transposase: MSQYARQVIQEERPIRYFAQDESRFGLKTLIGRLITACGIKPIGQWLWLFKAFWLYGAVEPATGESFFLQFSHVDTACYQAFLEEFSKAYPDSLNILQVDNGRFHSSKDLVVPENVILLFQPAYCPELNPIERLWEYLKADLKWASFKTLEQLQAKVDQLLAQLTPEVIASITGYSFILNALSALNPI, encoded by the coding sequence TTGAGCCAGTATGCTCGGCAAGTCATCCAGGAGGAGCGTCCTATCCGTTATTTTGCTCAGGATGAAAGTCGCTTTGGACTCAAAACCCTGATTGGGCGCTTGATTACTGCTTGTGGTATCAAACCGATTGGGCAATGGCTATGGTTGTTCAAAGCGTTTTGGCTCTATGGGGCCGTCGAACCAGCAACCGGAGAGTCGTTTTTCTTGCAATTCTCCCATGTGGATACTGCTTGCTATCAAGCGTTCCTCGAGGAGTTCTCCAAAGCCTACCCCGATAGTCTCAACATTCTACAAGTGGATAACGGGCGTTTTCACAGCAGTAAAGATTTAGTGGTGCCAGAGAATGTGATTTTATTGTTTCAACCTGCTTACTGCCCAGAGTTAAATCCGATTGAAAGGTTGTGGGAATACCTCAAGGCAGATTTGAAGTGGGCTTCGTTCAAAACGCTAGAGCAACTCCAAGCGAAGGTCGATCAACTCCTGGCTCAATTGACTCCAGAAGTTATTGCTTCGATCACAGGATATTCCTTCATCCTGAATGCCCTATCTGCCCTGAACCCCATTTAA
- a CDS encoding helix-turn-helix domain-containing protein, with protein MAGVTSVKVKESLDELVQQLQQVETPKDKERLQVLYWLKQEKPPSIGAIAKAIGKHRNTVGRWLLQYREGGVSAMLERKVSSGGVRKIPQWAEEALAKRLKNSEHGFASYGAVQQWLAEELGVEAEYHAVYQMTRYRLQAKLKVARPQNIKQDCERRESFKKTLQMTWSC; from the coding sequence ATGGCTGGAGTCACCTCGGTTAAAGTCAAAGAAAGTCTCGATGAGCTAGTCCAACAATTGCAACAAGTGGAAACACCAAAGGACAAGGAACGCCTGCAAGTGCTGTACTGGCTCAAACAGGAAAAGCCACCCAGCATTGGTGCGATTGCCAAGGCGATCGGGAAACATCGCAATACAGTAGGGAGATGGTTATTGCAGTATCGGGAAGGTGGGGTGAGTGCCATGCTGGAACGTAAAGTGTCGTCTGGCGGTGTCCGCAAGATTCCACAATGGGCGGAAGAGGCACTGGCTAAGCGATTAAAGAACTCGGAACATGGATTTGCCAGTTATGGAGCTGTGCAACAGTGGTTAGCGGAGGAGTTGGGTGTCGAAGCGGAGTATCATGCGGTATACCAAATGACGCGCTATCGCCTCCAAGCGAAGCTGAAAGTGGCTCGTCCGCAAAATATCAAGCAGGATTGTGAACGGCGCGAATCATTTAAAAAAACCTTGCAGATGACCTGGAGTTGTTGA
- a CDS encoding porin family protein, giving the protein MEALPDSALAPPSGANSPLPGAIAVPLPTSSQSLSCPPTQPPKFYRDIGCSPQQGLVQEQSSSSRSRYRRSRSASTNGTSTNREAASSKEMVAPQPVSYKANLVRPNHAFSAETLLAPPRNLPGSVTFNRLDSLQSAHRTQSAPGYPSDTRLASSVEDPELGTLQLQLPSNSTGPAPNSSQNQAPPDSLDPQTTQSQGFCPDGSVRDVELGCIFLKPLSPAPDRQPTVYLIARFDYFRSTNIYSAIDPINDGLARPGLSLYAAPRLGPSTFLTAAVTGNLVRYSTQTQINYNELQLEASIFQVLSPAMYGRLGWVNQRLHIASDDIFGLPKGRRFLNDHAIRLELNRRDQITQRLYLNTYYQLRVGFANPKDRSRIINSFIASLNYDIQPNLQLGLDYQFALATFTRQSREDQFQQVGVHLAYTVIRNTQLYLFAGYSFGRSNDPLVDFNGFVFGISLSTSLGLF; this is encoded by the coding sequence GTGGAAGCACTCCCTGATTCTGCTCTGGCTCCTCCGTCCGGGGCAAACTCGCCACTGCCAGGGGCGATCGCGGTGCCCTTACCAACCTCCAGCCAGTCTTTGTCCTGCCCGCCAACCCAACCACCCAAATTCTACCGGGACATCGGGTGCTCTCCCCAACAAGGTCTGGTTCAGGAACAGTCCAGTTCATCCAGAAGTCGGTATCGCCGCTCCAGATCCGCTTCTACAAACGGCACTTCCACCAATCGCGAGGCTGCCTCCAGTAAAGAAATGGTTGCCCCCCAACCAGTCAGCTATAAAGCAAATCTGGTGCGTCCCAACCACGCCTTTAGCGCAGAGACGCTTCTGGCTCCACCACGGAATTTGCCAGGTTCCGTCACGTTTAACCGCCTGGACAGTTTGCAGTCGGCTCACAGAACCCAGTCAGCACCTGGTTATCCCAGTGATACCCGCCTTGCCAGCTCAGTTGAAGACCCGGAGTTGGGTACCCTGCAACTGCAATTACCCTCCAATTCCACTGGACCTGCACCCAATTCCTCTCAAAATCAGGCACCACCAGATTCACTGGATCCACAAACCACCCAAAGCCAGGGTTTTTGTCCAGATGGCAGTGTGCGTGACGTTGAACTTGGCTGCATCTTTCTCAAACCGCTTTCGCCAGCCCCAGATCGCCAGCCCACAGTTTATCTCATAGCAAGGTTTGATTACTTTAGAAGCACCAATATCTATTCAGCGATCGACCCCATTAATGATGGGTTGGCCAGGCCCGGGCTGAGTCTTTATGCCGCTCCCCGTCTGGGTCCATCTACCTTCCTGACGGCGGCTGTAACCGGCAATCTGGTTCGCTATAGCACACAAACACAAATCAACTACAACGAACTACAGCTTGAAGCGAGTATTTTTCAAGTGTTGTCTCCTGCCATGTATGGCAGACTTGGCTGGGTAAACCAGCGGCTTCATATTGCCAGCGATGATATTTTTGGTTTGCCGAAAGGCAGGCGGTTTTTGAATGACCATGCGATTCGACTGGAGTTGAACCGGCGGGATCAGATCACCCAACGCCTTTACCTGAATACTTACTACCAGCTCCGGGTGGGATTTGCCAACCCGAAGGACCGATCGCGAATTATCAACTCGTTTATTGCCTCCCTCAATTACGACATCCAGCCCAACCTGCAACTGGGACTGGACTATCAATTTGCCCTGGCGACTTTTACCCGGCAATCCAGAGAAGACCAGTTTCAGCAAGTCGGCGTCCATCTGGCTTACACGGTCATTCGCAACACCCAGCTTTACCTGTTTGCTGGATACAGCTTTGGGCGCTCAAACGACCCCCTGGTAGATTTTAACGGGTTTGTGTTTGGGATCAGCCTCAGCACCAGCCTGGGATTGTTTTAG
- a CDS encoding FecR domain-containing protein: protein MSRMSRKFLPIVTLSLWSASILVFSGIARAEVKLTSATIRALSNQVEFQPSGQRWRGASQGMVMQPLDALRTSVRSWAELRFNDRSLARVGERALFQFLPNTRSFNLQNGTVLLLIPPGQGRTQLQTPNAITGIRGSALFVRYNPATETTLVGALTNSEIEVSLNREGTQPVTLKAGQMAVLVQDKGLQIFNFDLKSFYETSEIVKDLDLSRQQGESSSDEAIAAVQAETAEALQSQTPVTGSDVTVNPAWISLGSPPVDTSPSPLPTGISVFRQETIGPIVDPNITDLVRTGPPSVPSTGSAASQVSVGSGTFPPDPGRGLEPSRPEPDLGINVNSVRPTPSPAPIAPSPAPVASPQPPATPPAPVGTQPTPPPPVTPVTPQPPVTPQPPVVPQPAPVDPVRPQPLPINPTPVVTPPPATTPVVTPVPVLAAPPPAQVPVQITRPVPTPAPVTSAPVVNPPTTSPPVVTTPPTVTPTPIGATTPPIAPTTPSPATPVPPTVELTPPATSLTAPNLTPANVVSPAPAPAPAPVPVVTPTPDPAVSSPATQPPTTPL, encoded by the coding sequence ATGTCCCGTATGTCCCGCAAATTCCTGCCCATCGTCACACTGAGTTTATGGAGTGCCAGTATCCTGGTGTTCTCTGGCATTGCGAGAGCAGAGGTTAAACTTACCAGCGCTACGATTAGAGCGCTCAGCAATCAGGTGGAGTTTCAGCCATCGGGTCAACGGTGGCGCGGGGCATCTCAGGGGATGGTCATGCAGCCACTGGATGCATTGAGGACATCGGTCCGGTCCTGGGCAGAGTTACGTTTCAATGATCGCTCCCTGGCACGGGTTGGCGAGCGGGCACTGTTTCAGTTTTTACCCAATACCCGCAGCTTCAATCTCCAGAATGGGACGGTTTTGCTTCTGATCCCGCCTGGACAGGGACGTACTCAATTACAAACTCCGAATGCGATCACGGGTATCCGGGGTTCCGCTCTGTTTGTTCGTTACAACCCGGCGACTGAGACAACCCTGGTGGGGGCATTGACCAACAGTGAAATTGAGGTCAGTCTGAATCGAGAGGGCACTCAGCCAGTCACCCTGAAGGCAGGACAGATGGCCGTTCTGGTTCAGGATAAAGGGCTGCAAATTTTTAACTTTGATTTGAAATCCTTCTACGAAACCAGTGAAATCGTTAAAGATCTGGATCTGTCGCGTCAACAGGGGGAATCCAGTTCAGATGAGGCGATCGCAGCGGTGCAGGCAGAAACTGCCGAAGCACTCCAGTCTCAAACCCCTGTTACCGGATCTGACGTGACAGTCAATCCTGCCTGGATCTCTCTCGGTAGTCCGCCAGTCGATACCAGCCCCAGCCCGCTGCCAACCGGCATCAGTGTCTTCAGGCAGGAAACTATAGGTCCTATAGTAGATCCAAACATTACTGACTTGGTTAGAACAGGACCTCCATCTGTGCCATCGACTGGTAGCGCGGCTTCCCAAGTGTCGGTTGGGTCTGGCACCTTCCCGCCTGATCCCGGGCGCGGGCTTGAGCCATCCCGCCCTGAACCAGATCTAGGTATAAATGTCAATTCAGTCCGTCCAACTCCTTCACCTGCTCCAATTGCTCCATCCCCTGCACCGGTGGCATCCCCTCAGCCTCCAGCGACTCCCCCAGCTCCAGTTGGCACTCAACCCACTCCTCCACCCCCGGTCACCCCGGTCACCCCTCAGCCTCCAGTGACCCCTCAACCTCCAGTCGTCCCTCAACCTGCTCCCGTTGACCCGGTGAGACCCCAGCCTCTACCAATTAATCCAACTCCAGTGGTTACACCGCCACCAGCGACCACTCCAGTAGTCACACCGGTACCTGTGCTGGCAGCTCCGCCGCCAGCACAGGTACCGGTTCAAATCACGCGCCCCGTTCCTACCCCAGCCCCCGTGACATCGGCTCCAGTGGTTAATCCCCCCACAACGTCTCCCCCAGTTGTGACCACTCCTCCCACAGTCACACCAACTCCTATTGGGGCAACCACTCCACCGATCGCTCCCACAACCCCTTCTCCAGCCACACCAGTCCCCCCCACCGTAGAACTGACTCCTCCAGCGACTTCACTTACTGCGCCGAATCTGACCCCTGCCAATGTGGTTTCGCCCGCCCCTGCTCCGGCCCCTGCTCCAGTTCCAGTGGTCACCCCAACACCAGATCCGGCGGTTTCATCGCCAGCTACCCAGCCTCCCACGACTCCCCTTTAG